A window from Drosophila nasuta strain 15112-1781.00 chromosome 3, ASM2355853v1, whole genome shotgun sequence encodes these proteins:
- the LOC132793809 gene encoding cocaine esterase, with amino-acid sequence MQMPKLNFNLLRVLIWLSIRCCWAQQTHIKLEQGDLIGLKIFPDGARTAVYAFLGIPYAQPPLGPLRFAPAQPHNGWNRTLQATAMQPICPQLSNTIYDESADGSISRATPSNEDCLYLNIWTPETGLRYGQLPVMVIITGEDFAYDWPRNRINGLDFAAAEGVVVVSVQYRNNIYGWLGLGPDHRQLPGNYGLTDVLQALRWLQSNAASFGGNANQLTLLGHGSGALLALATALQKGNEPALYKQLILMSPGPVLNALGTGHGQRIVATGRRLIQKLGCQFEEAQNRQLLSCLRRKSNEDLLRAYESVYNHGNGSMQLGVQLLPGSPTVSLAQQLGNLSLPPLLLGIGSNEGAFWQDYWLDVARDGDVALHNYINHTLLPNALRSMQLQEDGASDVQMAAIRWRYFNEEASVGQLLWGMQRLLSESQYETPFLRLLQLVSNNSNSYAYVFDQSHAHAMDMRGRLNLFGGASHSADLPLLLGPSLFQQIARRRFNTEEEQMCRKLRGSFANFVKSGNPTPGRIYDGWLPYTAQHPFIYSLGELTKNAAGPPSIDETLVEQLLQPQTELGTDRSLSRINRHDSYRQGNANSYVANNQLDSGYGQHLRRVYGFWQVLLPSAQDAEFREGGGGALGQRVRLLEANADASRYRQGFYAMLGLVCILLACLGLCVYLLRRDLPLRHSTSGQTDYSL; translated from the exons atgcaaatgcctAAACTGAACTTCAACTTGCTGAGAGTATTGATTTGGCTCAGCATCCGATGTTGTTGGGCCCAACAAACGCATATTAAACTGGAACAGGGCGATTTAATTGGT CTCAAGATATTTCCGGATGGAGCACGCACTGCGGTCTACGCCTTCCTGGGAATACCCTACGCTCAGCCGCCTTTGGGTCCATTACGTTTTGCG CCTGCTCAGCCGCACAATGGCTGGAACCGCACGCTACAGGCGACAGCGATGCAGCCCATCTGTCCCCAGCTCTCGAACACGATATACGATGAAAGCGCCGATGGCAGCATTTCACGTGCGACGCCCAGCAACGAGGACTGTCTGTACCTCAACATTTGGACACCGGAGACGGGCTTGCGATATGGCCAATTGCCAGTAATGGTGATTATAACTGGCGAGGATTTCGCCTACGATTGGCCACGCAATCGCATCAATGGCCTGGACTTTGCTGCCGCCGAGGGCGTTGTGGTGGTCAGCGTGCAGTATCGCAACAACATTTATGGCTGGCTCGGATTGGGACCAGATCATCGACAATTGCCCGGCAACTATGGACTCACTGATGTGCTGCAGGCGCTGCGCTGGCTTCAAAGTAACGCCGCCAGTTTTGGTGGCAATGCCAATCAATTGACGCTACTTGGTCATGGAAGTGGCGCTCTACTGGCATTGGCCACGGCTCTCCAAAAGGGCAACGAGCCCGCACTCTACAAGCAGCTGATACTCATGTCACCGGGCCCAGTGCTGAACGCCTTGGGCACCGGCCATGGACAACGCATTGTGGCAACGGGACGACGACTCATCCAGAAGCTGGGCTGTCAGTTTGAAGAGGCACAAAATCGCCAGCTGTTGAGCTGCCTGCGACGCAAGAGCAATGAGGATTTGCTGCGTGCCTATGAGAGTGTCTACAATCATGGCAATGGCAGCATGCAGCTGGGAGTGCAACTCCTACCAGGATCTCCCACCGTCAGTCTGGCACAGCAGTTGGGCAATCTGTCGTTGCCGCCACTGCTGCTGGGCATTGGCTCCAATGAGGGCGCTTTCTGGCAGGACTATTGGCTGGACGTGGCACGCGACGGCGATGTGGCGCTGCATAATTACATCAATCACACGCTGTTGCCCAATGCGTTGCGCTCCATGCAGCTGCAGGAGGATGGGGCAAGTGATGTGCAAATGGCGGCAATTCGCTGGCGTTACTTCAACGAGGAGGCCTCCGTCGGTCAACTGCTGTGGGGCATGCAACGTCTGCTGTCCGAGTCACAGTACGAGACGCCATTCCTGCGACTGCTGCAGCTggtcagcaacaacagcaacagttatGCCTACGTCTTTGACCAATCACATGCCCATGCCATGGACATGCGGGGAAGGCTGAATTTGTTCGGTGGCGCCTCGCATAGTGCCGACTTGCCGCTGCTATTGGGTCCCAGTCTGTTCCAGCAGATTGCCCGTCGTCGCTTCAACACCGAGGAGGAGCAAATGTGCCGCAAGCTACGCGGCTCGtttgcaaattttgtgaaaaGTGGCAATCCAACACCTGGACGCATCTACGATGGCTGGTTGCCGTACACCGCACAACACCCCTTCATCTATAGCCTGGGCGAGCTGACCAAGAATGCGGCGGGTCCGCCTAGTATAGATGAGACGCTAgtggagcagctgctgcaaccaCAAACCGAGCTGGGCACTGATCGCAGCTTATCTAGAATCAATAGGCACGATAGCTATCGCCAGGGCAATGCCAATTCGTATGTGGCCAATAATCAGCTGGACTCCGGCTATGGGCAGCACTTGCGACGCGTCTACGGCTTCTGGCAGGTGCTGTTGCCCTCGGCGCAGGACGCAGAGTTTCGTGAGGGAGGAGGCGGTGCTTTGGGTCAACGTGTGCGTCTCTTGGAGGCCAACGCGGATGCATCACGCTATCGGCAAGGCTTCTATGCAATGCTTGGCCTAGTGTGCATTCTGCTCGCCTGCCTGGGCCTGTGTGTTTATCTGCTGCGACGCGATCTGCCATTGCGTCATAGTACATCGGGGCAGACGGATTATAGCTTATGA
- the LOC132793811 gene encoding transformer-2 sex-determining protein isoform X3, translating to MSAGVSSTRAKDYLQRVISHQSSDTSASSSDSCRSRPACLSELDIYDNRHHSHYKKKSSPQHRRSPSRSGSEAPRSRHHSDRKSVDRQRMRQGRDRPQPSRCIGVFGLAIHTTQQQVRELFNKFGKIERIQMVIDAHVFSRTHRKT from the exons atg TCCGCAGGGGTCTCCAGCACGAGGGCAAAGGATTATTTGCAGCGGGTTATCAGTCATCAAAG CTCTGATACTTCGGCATCGTCCTCGGATAGTTGTCGTTCCCGTCCGGCTTGCCT GTCGGAATTGGATATCTATGACAATCGTCATCACAGTCATTACAAAAAGAAATCCAGCCCACAACATCGACGTTCCCCTTCGCGTTCTGGATCCGAAGCGCCGAGGTCTCGTCATCATTCCGACCGCAAGTCGGTAGATCGCCAGCGCATGCGTCAAGGACGC GATCGTCCGCAGCCCAGTCGCTGCATTGGAGTTTTTGGTTTGGCCATTCATACCACACAACAGCAAGTGCGTGAACTGTTTaacaaatttggaaaaatCGAACGCATTCAAATGGTCATTGACGCCCAT GTATTTTCTCGAACTCACCGCAAAACGTAA
- the LOC132793808 gene encoding DNA-directed RNA polymerase I subunit RPA1 yields MGSRKPLDVHMFPSDLEFAVFTDEEIRKLSVVKVITGLTFDALGHPITGGLYDIRLGSYGRCMDPCGTCLKMQDCPGHMGHIELGSLVYNPFFIKLVQRLLCIFCLHCFKMQMKDHESEIIMLQLRLIDAGYIIEAQELELFKSEIACQSAEELVKLDNGDAVHPRIAAVYELLAKNISNASNVTKTSCSLRTAITHAALQRGSSKKCRHCNKSMRFVRYLHRRLVYYVTIADMKERMGNVAEGSGQNKVIFADECRRYLRKIYENYPQLLKLLVPVLNLNSETSSNTDRSPVDMFFMGSIPVTPPRARPINVINDMMKGNPQTDIYVNIIENNHVLNVVLKFMKGQQESLSDQAKAVYQNMRGANSHEKLYNSWLSLQSSVDVLLDVNMSRDIKSAEGLKQILEKKEGLIRKHMMGKRVNYAARTVITPDPNIDVDEIGIPDIFARKLSYPVPVTEWNVIELRKMVMNGPDVHPGANYIQDSKGLTTFIPADNAAKRASMAKLLLNNPKDGVKIVHRHVLNGDVLLLNRQPSLHKPSIMAHKARILHGEKTFRLHYSNCKAYNADFDGDEMNAHYPQSEVARAEAYNLVNVASNYLVPKDGTPLGGLIQDQVISGVKLSIRGRFFNREDYQQLVFQGLSHLKGDVKLLPPAILKPATLWSGKQVLSTIIINLIPEGYERINLDSFAKIGGKNWNVSRPRTPMCGTTPLEQEMSESQVQIRKGELLVGVLDKQQYGATTFGLIHCMYELYGGDVSTRLLTAFTKVFTFFLQWEGFTLGVKDILVTNEADYKRRKIINECRDVGNNAVAAALELDDVPPHDELAEKMEAAYVKDSKFRVLLDRKYKSLLDGYTNDINKTCLPGGLISKFPSNNLQLMVLSGAKGSMVNTMQISCLLGQIELEGKRPPLMISGKSLPSFPSFETSPKSGGFIDGRFMTGIQPQDFFFHCMAGREGLIDTAVKTSRSGYLQRCLIKHLEGLSVHYDLTVRDSDNSVVQFLYGEDGLDILKSKFFNGKFCADFLAQNAKAVLRPSQLQLMKDEECLSQVQRHEKHIRTWQKKRPAKLRAAFTHFSEELRNEVEVQRPNEINAKTGRRRFDEGLLKLWKKADAEDKALYRKKYARCPDPSVAVYKQDIYYGSVSERTRELIDNYTRKQPSQKQIISDIMHMKSIKALASPGEPVGLIAAQSIGEPSTQMTLNTFHFAGRGEMNVTLGIPRLREILMLASSNIKTPSMDIPIKPGQQQNAEKLRISLNCVTLASLLESVHISTSLTLEPERAYVYDLLFKFLPREIYKEDYGVRPKRIIKYMHQTYFKQLIRAILKISNAKKTSKIVVIDDKKEGGNKQDDDNDQDLDAADALSAPRARNNDDDSSDDGGDDDATGIKLKQRKTDENDYDDPEDAEEIIDANDDEEDEEEDGDGNDLANDDNAEADDKSVEKLLSNQMVQDYTYDKENHLWCRVKLNLSVRYQKPDLTSVIRELAAKSVVHQVPHIKRAIIYKGNDDEQLLKTDGINIGEMFQHNKILDLNRLYSNDIHAIARTYGIEAATQVIVKEVSNVFKVYGITVDRRHLSLIADYMTFDGTFQPLSRKGMEHSSSPLQQMSFESSLQFLRNAAGFGRPDELNSPSSRLMVGLPVRNGTGAFELLTKIC; encoded by the exons atgggCTCCCGAAAGCCGTTGGATGTGCACATGTTCCCCTCGGACCTGGAGTTTGCCGTCTTCACCGACGAGGAAATACGCAAACTGAGTGTGGTCAAAGTAATAACGGGCCTCACATTTGATGCACTGGGACATCCAATCACAGGTGGCCTCTACGATATTCGCCTGGGCTCTTATGGACGGTGCATGGATCCTTGTGGCACTTGCCTAAAGATGCAAGATTGTCCCGGTCACATGGGTCACATTGAGCTTGGCTCATTGGTCTATAATCCGTTCTTCATCAAACTGGTGCAGCGTTTACTCTGCATTTTCTGCTTGCACTgcttcaaaatgcaaatgaaag ATCATGAAAGCGAAATAATTATGCTGCAGTTGCGCCTAATTGATGCTGGCTACATAATTGAGGCACAAGAGCTGGAGCTCTTTAAATCCGAAATTGCCTGCCAGAGTGCAGAGGAGCTGGTCAAGCTGGATAACGGCGATGCAGTGCATCCACGTATTGCGGCAGTCTACGAGCTGCTAGCCAAGAATATTAGCAATGCCAGCAATGTGACCAAGACCAGCTGCTCCTTGCGCACAGCGATTACGCATGCCGCATTGCAGCGCGGCTCGAGCAAGAAATGCCGCCACTGCAATAAGTCGATGCGTTTTGTGCGCTATTTGCATCGACGTCTAGTTTATTACGTGACCATTGCCGACATGAAGGAGCG CATGGGCAATGTGGCTGAAGGAAGTGGCCAAAACAAGGTGATCTTCGCCGACGAGTGCCGACGCTATCTGCGAAAAATTTACGAAAACTATCCACAATTGCTAAAGTTGTTGGTCCCCGTGCTGAACCTAAATAGTGAAACAAGCAGCAACACCGACCGTTCGCCAGTAGACATGTTCTTTATGGGCTCGATACCAGTAACTCCACCACGTGCGCGTCCAATAAACGTCATCAACGACATGATGAAGGGCAATCCGCAGACGGACATCTATGTGAACATCATTGAGAATAACCACGTGTTGAATGTGGTACTCAAATTCATGAAAGGACAACAGGAGAGTCTGAGCGATCAGGCAAAGGCCGTCTATCAGAATATGCGCGGTGCCAACAGCCATGAGAAGCTCTACAACTCTTGGTTGTCGCTGCAGAGTTCGGTAGATGTGCTGCTGGATGTGAACATGTCACGCGACATCAAGTCAGCTGAGGGTCTCAAGCAGATACTTGAAAAGAAGGAGGGTCTCATACGCAAGCACATGATGGGAAAACGTGTGAATTATGCAGCACGTACAGTCATTACGCCAGATCCCAATATCGATGTGGATGAGATTGGCATACCCGATATATTTGCACGTAAGCTCTCCTATCCGGTGCCCGTGACAGAATGGAATGTAATCGAGTTGCGCAAAATGGTCATGAATGGACCAGATGTGCATCCCGGCGCGAATTACATACAAGACAGCAAAGGCTTGACCACTTTTATACCAGCGGATAATGCGGCCAAGCGTGCTAGCATGGCCAAGCTATTACTTAACAATCCCAAGGATGGCGTCAAGATTGTGCATCGCCATGTACTCAACGGTGATGTTCTGCTGCTCAATCGTCAGCCATCGCTGCATAAGCCATCCATAATGGCGCACAAAGCGCGTATTTTGCATGGTGAGAAAACGTTCCGATTGCACTACTCCAACTGCAAAGCGTACAACGCTGATTTCGATGGTGATGAGATGAACGCCCATTACCCACAAAGCGAAGTTGCCCGTGCTGAGGCCTATAATCTGGTAAACGTGGCTAGCAATTATCTGGTACCCAAAGACGGTACACCGCTAGGTGGTCTTATACAAGATCAGGTCATATCTGGAGTGAAGCTGTCGATACGAGGTCGCTTCTTCAATCGCGAAGACTATCAGCAGCTTGTGTTCCAAGGTCTGTCACATCTCAAGGGCGATGTCAAGCTGTTGCCACCAGCGATATTGAAACCAGCCACATTGTGGTCCGGCAAGCAGGTCTTGTCAACAATCATTATTAACCTAATACCAGAAGGTTATGAGCGGATTAATTTGGATTCGTTTGCCAAAATTGGCGGCAAG AATTGGAACGTGTCGCGTCCTAGGACTCCTATGTGTGGAACGACACCATTGGAGCAAGAGATGAGTGAAAGCCAGGTGCAAATACGCAAGGGTGAATTATTGGTGGGCGTACTAGACAAACAACAGTATGGAGCAACAACTTTTGGCCTCATCCATTGCATGTATGAGTTGTACGGCGGTGACGTGTCCACACGTCTGCTGACAGCTTTCACCAAAGTGTTTACCTTCTTTCTACAATGGGAAGGCTTCACTTTAGGCGTTAAAGATATTTTAGTTACCAACGAGGCAGATTACAAGCGTCGTAAAATTATCAATGAGTGCCGTGATGTAGGCAACAATGCTGTGGCGGCTGCTCTTGAACTGGACGACGTACCGCCTCATGATGAGTTAGCTGAGAAAATGGAAGCTGCATACGTAAAGGATTCTAAGTTCCGAGTGCTTCTCGATCGTAAATACAAATCCTTGCTCGATGGCTACACAAACGACATTAACAA AACATGTCTGCCTGGTGGTTTAATCAGTAAGTTCCCATCAAACAATCTTCAGCTCATGGTATTGTCTGGCGCCAAGGGCTCCATGGTCAACACTATGCAAATCTCCTGTCTGCTAGGACAAATTGAGCTGGAAGGCAAAAGACCTCCTCTGATGATATCTGGCAAATCATTGCCCAGTTTCCCCTCATTCGAGACATCACCCAAGTCTGGTGGTTTTATTGATGGCCGCTTTATGACAGGCATTCAGCCACAGGACTTTTTCTTCCATTGCATGGCGGGACGTGAA GGTCTTATTGATACCGCTGTGAAGACCTCTCGATCCGGTTACCTGCAGCGTTGCCTAATCAAGCACTTGGAGGGATTGAGTGTGCATTATGACTTGACTGTGCGAGACAGTGACAACAGTGTTGTTCAATTTTTATACGGCGAAGATGGTCTAGATATTCTTAAGTCCAAATTCTTTAATGGCAAATTCTGCGCAGACTTTCTGGCACAAAACGCAAAGGCCGTCTTACGACCCAGCCAGCTTCAGTTGATGAAGGACGAGGAGTGTCTGTCGCAGGTGCAACGTCATGAGAAACACATCCGCACTTGGCAAAAGAAACGTCCTGCCAAATTGCGGGCAGCTTTCACTCACTTTTCGGAGGAACTACGCAACGAGGTCGAAGTGCAGCgaccaaatgaaattaatgccAAAACAGGACGTCGACGATTTGATGAGGGCTTACTCAAATTGTGGAAGAAGGCTGATGCCGAGGACAAGGCATTGTACCGCAAAAAATACGCTCGCTGTCCCGATCCAAGCGTTGCCGTTTACAAGCAAGATATATACTACGGCTCTGTCTCTGAGCGCACAAGAGAGCTAATTGACAACTATACGCGTAAACAACCGTCCCAGAAGCAAATCATCTCGGACATCATGCACATGAAGAGCATCAAGGCACTGGCGTCTCCTGGCGAACCTGTTGGCCTGATTGCAGCGCAGTCAATTGGTGAACCATCCACGCAGATGACACTGAACACTTTCCATTTCGCCGGTCGTGGTGAAATGAACGTCACTCTGGGTATACCACGTCTACGTGAAATACTTATGTTGGCCTCCTCAAACATTAAGACACCATCGATGGATATCCCAATCAAGCCTGGACAACAGCAAAATGCCGAGAAGTTGCGCATTTCATTGAATTGCGTGACTCTGGCCAGCTTATTGgaat CTGTTCACATTAGCACAAGCTTAACTCTGGAACCTGAACGTGCTTATGTGTATGATTTACTCTTTAAATTCCTTCCCCGCGAGATCTACAAAGAGGATTATGGTGTCCGACCCAAACGAATTATTAAGTACATGCATCAGACGTACTTTAAGCAGCTGATTCGCGCTATTCTAAAAATATCTAATGCTAAGAAGACATCCAAAAT CGTTGTTATTGACGATAAAAAAGAGGGAGGCAACAAGCaggatgatgataatgatcaGGACTTggatgctgctgatgctttGAGTGCTCCCAGAGCTCGAAACAATGACGACGACTCTTCGGATGACGGC GGAGACGACGATGCAACTGGCATTAAACTAAAGCAACGCAAAACTGATGAAAATGATTATGACGACCCAGAAGATGCTGAGGAAATTATTGATGCCAACg atGACGAAGAAGACGAGGAAGAGGATGGCGATGGAAATGATTTGGCTAACGATGACAATGCTGAAGCTGATGACAAATCTGTGGAAAAGTTACTCAGCAACCAAATGGTACAGGATTACACCTACGACAAGGAGAATCATCTTTGGTGCAGGGTAAAATTAAATCTGAGCGTACGCTATCAGAAACCGGACTTGACATCTGTCATACGTGAATTGGCCGCAAAGAGCGTTGTACACCAAGTGCCTCATATTAAGCGTGCAATCATATACAAAGGCAATGATGATGAGCAGTTGCTGAAAACGGATGGCATTAATATCGGTGAAATGTTCCAGCACAATAAGATCTTAGATCTAAATCGCCTCTACTCAAACGATATTCATGCCATTGCCCGTACTTATGGTATCGAGGCTGCCACGCAAGTTATTGTCAAGGAAGTGAGCAATGTGTTCAAGGTTTATGGCATCACTGTGGATCGACGTCACTTGTCACTAATTGCCGACTATATGACCTTTGATGGCACTTTCCAACCACTTTCACGTAAAGGCATGGAACACTCTTCGTCCCCGCTGCAGCAAATGTCCTTTGAATCTAGTTTACAGTTTCTGCGCAATGCAGCTGGTTTCGGAAGACCAGATGAACTTAATTCACCATCAAGTCGCCTTATGGTCGGCCTGCCTGTTCGTAATGGCACAGGTGCTTTTGAATTGTTAACTAAAATCTGTTAA
- the LOC132793815 gene encoding biogenesis of lysosome-related organelles complex 1 subunit 1 — MLTSMVKEHHAKQSKRKQEQEVRRKEAIESSNELTQSLVDHLNVGVAQAYLNQKRLDAEAKQLHVGATNFAKQTHQWLQLIDNFSSALKELGDVENWARSIEGDMQVIQQSLELAYKASRAAQATTSSASTSAVASTSAAANPN, encoded by the exons atgttgacaTCTATGGTAAAGGAACATCACGCAAAGCAATCGAAGCGCAAGCAGGAGCAAGAAGTGAGACGCAAAGAAGCCATTGAATCATCTAATGAACTAACCCAGTCCCTGGTTGATCATCTGAATGTGGG AGTGGCACAAGCATACTTAAATCAAAAGCGTTTGGATGCCGAGGCCAAGCAATTACACGTAGGTGCCACCAACTTTGCCAAACAGACACACCAATGGCTGCAATTGATTGACAACTTCAGCAGCGCTCTCAAGGAACTTGGCGACGTTGAAAACTGGGCTCGCAGCATCGAAGGCGACATGCAAGTCATCCAGCAAAGTCTAGAGCTGGCATACAAGGCATCTCGAGCTGCACAAGCCACAACAAGCAGTGCCTCAACTTCGGCAGTTGCTTCCACAAGCGCGGCCGCTAATCCCAATTAA
- the LOC132793811 gene encoding transformer-2 sex-determining protein isoform X1, producing the protein MSAGVSSTRAKDYLQRVISHQSSDTSASSSDSCRSRPACLSELDIYDNRHHSHYKKKSSPQHRRSPSRSGSEAPRSRHHSDRKSVDRQRMRQGRDRPQPSRCIGVFGLAIHTTQQQVRELFNKFGKIERIQMVIDAHTRRSRGFCFIYFENLNDARTAKDACTGMDVDGRRIRVDYSITQRAHTPTPGVYMGQPSRSARIRSREEGSRDGSRSRRRYREASSSVSPYDSHSRRYRSRHRYERSRTRSRSRSRSYSRSPRKSRVTPRY; encoded by the exons atg TCCGCAGGGGTCTCCAGCACGAGGGCAAAGGATTATTTGCAGCGGGTTATCAGTCATCAAAG CTCTGATACTTCGGCATCGTCCTCGGATAGTTGTCGTTCCCGTCCGGCTTGCCT GTCGGAATTGGATATCTATGACAATCGTCATCACAGTCATTACAAAAAGAAATCCAGCCCACAACATCGACGTTCCCCTTCGCGTTCTGGATCCGAAGCGCCGAGGTCTCGTCATCATTCCGACCGCAAGTCGGTAGATCGCCAGCGCATGCGTCAAGGACGC GATCGTCCGCAGCCCAGTCGCTGCATTGGAGTTTTTGGTTTGGCCATTCATACCACACAACAGCAAGTGCGTGAACTGTTTaacaaatttggaaaaatCGAACGCATTCAAATGGTCATTGACGCCCAT ACCCGTCGCTCGCGTGGCTtctgctttatttattttgagaatCTCAATGATGCACGCACAGCCAAAGATGCCTGCACTGGCATGGATGTTGATGGTCGTCGCATACGCGTCGATTATTCCATAACACAACGGGCTCACACCCCCACTCCTGGTGTTTATATGGGACAACCTTCACG ATCTGCAAGAATTCGTTCACGTGAAGAGGGCAGTCGGGATGGTTCGCGCTCGCGTCGTCGATATCGTGAGGCCTCCTCATCAGTATCACCATATGATTCCCATAGCCGTAGATATCGTAGCCGTCATCGTTACGAACGTAGTCGGACTCGCAGTCGTAGTCGTAGCCGCAGCTATTCACGCTCACCGCGCAAGT CTCGTGTTACTCCGCGCTATTAG
- the LOC132793811 gene encoding transformer-2 sex-determining protein isoform X2, with protein MSELDIYDNRHHSHYKKKSSPQHRRSPSRSGSEAPRSRHHSDRKSVDRQRMRQGRDRPQPSRCIGVFGLAIHTTQQQVRELFNKFGKIERIQMVIDAHTRRSRGFCFIYFENLNDARTAKDACTGMDVDGRRIRVDYSITQRAHTPTPGVYMGQPSRSARIRSREEGSRDGSRSRRRYREASSSVSPYDSHSRRYRSRHRYERSRTRSRSRSRSYSRSPRKSRVTPRY; from the exons at GTCGGAATTGGATATCTATGACAATCGTCATCACAGTCATTACAAAAAGAAATCCAGCCCACAACATCGACGTTCCCCTTCGCGTTCTGGATCCGAAGCGCCGAGGTCTCGTCATCATTCCGACCGCAAGTCGGTAGATCGCCAGCGCATGCGTCAAGGACGC GATCGTCCGCAGCCCAGTCGCTGCATTGGAGTTTTTGGTTTGGCCATTCATACCACACAACAGCAAGTGCGTGAACTGTTTaacaaatttggaaaaatCGAACGCATTCAAATGGTCATTGACGCCCAT ACCCGTCGCTCGCGTGGCTtctgctttatttattttgagaatCTCAATGATGCACGCACAGCCAAAGATGCCTGCACTGGCATGGATGTTGATGGTCGTCGCATACGCGTCGATTATTCCATAACACAACGGGCTCACACCCCCACTCCTGGTGTTTATATGGGACAACCTTCACG ATCTGCAAGAATTCGTTCACGTGAAGAGGGCAGTCGGGATGGTTCGCGCTCGCGTCGTCGATATCGTGAGGCCTCCTCATCAGTATCACCATATGATTCCCATAGCCGTAGATATCGTAGCCGTCATCGTTACGAACGTAGTCGGACTCGCAGTCGTAGTCGTAGCCGCAGCTATTCACGCTCACCGCGCAAGT CTCGTGTTACTCCGCGCTATTAG
- the LOC132793814 gene encoding uncharacterized protein LOC132793814 isoform X1, with protein sequence MAASAESTPYNFEEEFEAYLHRIFYIKPYTEESKCDPSIVEYFGVFSLTDIRAPERKLWYIYYCKQPDIDETVDRIFQKYGKKNMCELFRKPIFSGVSLRTRVKTHFSELKWYVKGNLLEAPPKSHYNDERMAKTITDLYNDERKMLYNYICMKHIAFSRYYS encoded by the exons ATGGCGGCATCAG CAGAAAGCACACCATACAATTTTGAAGAAGAATTCGAGGCATATTTACATCGCATATTCTATATTAAACCTTACACAGAGGAATCTAAATGTGATCCTTCCATTGTGGAATATTTCGGAGTCTTTAGTCTCACTGACATCCGAGCCCCAGAGCGAaaattgtggtatatttattattgcaagCAGCCCGATATTGATGAAACTGTGGATCGAATCTTCCAAAAATATGGCAAAAAGAATATGTGTGAATTATTTAGGAAGCCCATTTTCAGTGGCGTTTCCTTGCGCACCAGAGTTAAGACGCACTTTTCCGAATTGAAGTGGTACGTGAAAGGCAATCTGCTGGAAGCTCCTCCAAAAAGTCATTACAATGATGAGCGAATGGCGAAAACTATAACAGACTTGTACAACGATGAGCGCAAAATgctttataattatatttgtatgaaACATATTGCATTCAGTAGGTACTACTCCTAA
- the LOC132793814 gene encoding uncharacterized protein LOC132793814 isoform X2, with protein sequence MAASESTPYNFEEEFEAYLHRIFYIKPYTEESKCDPSIVEYFGVFSLTDIRAPERKLWYIYYCKQPDIDETVDRIFQKYGKKNMCELFRKPIFSGVSLRTRVKTHFSELKWYVKGNLLEAPPKSHYNDERMAKTITDLYNDERKMLYNYICMKHIAFSRYYS encoded by the exons ATGGCGGCATCAG AAAGCACACCATACAATTTTGAAGAAGAATTCGAGGCATATTTACATCGCATATTCTATATTAAACCTTACACAGAGGAATCTAAATGTGATCCTTCCATTGTGGAATATTTCGGAGTCTTTAGTCTCACTGACATCCGAGCCCCAGAGCGAaaattgtggtatatttattattgcaagCAGCCCGATATTGATGAAACTGTGGATCGAATCTTCCAAAAATATGGCAAAAAGAATATGTGTGAATTATTTAGGAAGCCCATTTTCAGTGGCGTTTCCTTGCGCACCAGAGTTAAGACGCACTTTTCCGAATTGAAGTGGTACGTGAAAGGCAATCTGCTGGAAGCTCCTCCAAAAAGTCATTACAATGATGAGCGAATGGCGAAAACTATAACAGACTTGTACAACGATGAGCGCAAAATgctttataattatatttgtatgaaACATATTGCATTCAGTAGGTACTACTCCTAA